The proteins below are encoded in one region of Prosthecobacter sp. SYSU 5D2:
- the dxs gene encoding 1-deoxy-D-xylulose-5-phosphate synthase: MDTTLPDITCPADLKALPLEKLPALVEKIRATLIETLSLTGGHLGPNLGVVELTIAMHRVFDTPKDKFVFDVAHQGYVHKMLTGRWDKIHTIRQYEGLNGFLLRSESEHDCYGAGHAGTSLGAALGMASARDLKGTDEHVVCVAGDAAFTCGPVFEALNNISSHTKRLITVLNDNEWSIDKNVGAIAKYFNTIATHPGFANLHDKAAKFVEFVLGDGARKLAERVENSAKGLLLPQSEGPHNRSTLFEEFGIRYYGPINGHDLPLLIQTFEFLKTQNEPVILHILTEKGRGYKPALEDPGKFHGLGKYNIETGEVQATDKPTYSQIYARTVTDFAKEDLKIVAITAAMPGGTGLMAFKKEIPERYFDVGIAEEHAALFACGMAVQGLKPFLTIYSTFMQRAVDMILHDMAIQHLPVRLCMDRGGLSGDDGPTHHGLFDIAYLRGIPGLVHMQPKDEDEFVDMLWTMANYDKGPIAIRYPRGNGPGVTPKTTPRILEIGQAEVVADGTDIALIALGDMFATAEQAKKILEEKGYSVALINPRWIKPLDTAVIETYAKKVKVVCTLEDHVLMNGFGCAVMEQLSTAGIPTPVVRIGWPDEFVEHGTPAILRSKHGLTVDATVEKVLSKLG, encoded by the coding sequence GTGGACACCACCCTGCCTGACATTACCTGCCCCGCTGATCTCAAAGCCCTGCCGCTGGAAAAGCTGCCTGCGCTTGTTGAAAAGATCCGCGCCACACTCATTGAAACGCTCAGCCTCACGGGTGGACATCTCGGTCCCAATCTCGGAGTCGTGGAGCTGACCATCGCGATGCACCGGGTGTTTGACACGCCGAAGGACAAATTTGTCTTCGATGTGGCCCACCAGGGCTATGTGCACAAGATGCTGACGGGCCGCTGGGACAAGATCCACACCATCCGCCAGTATGAGGGGCTGAACGGCTTCCTGCTGCGCAGCGAAAGCGAGCATGACTGCTACGGTGCCGGGCACGCAGGCACCTCCCTCGGTGCCGCACTCGGAATGGCCTCCGCGCGGGATCTTAAAGGCACGGATGAACATGTGGTCTGCGTGGCCGGTGATGCCGCCTTCACTTGCGGGCCGGTCTTTGAGGCGTTGAACAACATCTCCTCCCACACGAAGCGGCTTATCACAGTGCTCAATGACAACGAGTGGAGCATTGACAAAAACGTCGGCGCTATCGCCAAGTATTTTAATACCATCGCCACCCACCCCGGCTTTGCGAATCTGCATGACAAGGCGGCCAAGTTTGTCGAATTTGTCCTCGGCGACGGTGCCCGCAAGCTGGCCGAGCGCGTGGAAAATTCCGCCAAAGGCCTGCTGCTTCCGCAGAGCGAAGGTCCGCACAACCGCAGTACGCTGTTTGAGGAATTTGGCATCCGCTACTACGGCCCCATCAATGGCCATGACCTGCCGCTGCTGATCCAGACGTTTGAGTTTCTCAAGACCCAGAACGAGCCGGTGATTCTCCACATCCTCACGGAGAAGGGCAGGGGATACAAACCTGCTCTGGAAGATCCCGGCAAGTTTCATGGACTAGGCAAATACAACATTGAGACCGGTGAGGTACAGGCCACGGACAAGCCTACCTATTCGCAGATCTATGCGCGCACGGTCACAGACTTTGCCAAAGAGGACCTCAAAATTGTCGCCATCACGGCGGCGATGCCCGGTGGCACGGGCCTGATGGCTTTTAAAAAGGAGATTCCGGAGCGTTACTTTGATGTCGGCATTGCGGAGGAGCACGCCGCCCTGTTTGCCTGCGGCATGGCGGTTCAGGGGCTGAAGCCCTTCCTGACCATTTATTCCACCTTCATGCAGCGTGCGGTGGACATGATCCTGCATGACATGGCCATCCAGCACCTGCCCGTCCGCCTTTGCATGGACCGCGGCGGCCTGAGCGGCGATGACGGCCCCACCCATCACGGCCTCTTTGACATCGCCTATCTGCGCGGCATCCCCGGTCTCGTCCACATGCAGCCCAAGGATGAGGACGAGTTTGTGGACATGCTCTGGACCATGGCCAATTACGACAAGGGACCCATCGCCATCCGTTATCCTCGAGGCAACGGTCCAGGTGTCACTCCCAAGACCACGCCACGCATTCTGGAAATCGGCCAGGCCGAGGTGGTGGCGGACGGCACGGACATCGCCCTCATCGCCCTGGGGGACATGTTTGCCACGGCGGAGCAGGCCAAAAAGATCCTGGAAGAAAAAGGGTATTCTGTGGCCCTCATCAACCCCCGCTGGATCAAGCCGCTGGATACTGCCGTCATCGAAACCTACGCCAAAAAGGTGAAGGTGGTGTGCACCCTGGAAGACCACGTGCTGATGAACGGCTTCGGCTGCGCGGTCATGGAACAGCTCTCCACCGCCGGCATCCCCACCCCCGTGGTTCGCATCGGCTGGCCAGATGAATTTGTCGAGCACGGCACCCCCGCCATCTTACGTTCAAAACATGGACTGACTGTGGATGCCACAGTTGAAAAAGTGCTTTCGAAGCTGGGGTGA
- a CDS encoding sugar phosphate nucleotidyltransferase translates to MKPTLLILAAGMGSRYGGLKQLDAMGPSGEVVLDYSVFDAIRAGFGKVVFVIRRDFEEQFRSQIGSKYGDRIAVDYAFQDINDLPAGFTVPEGRTKPWGTAHAVLAAESVVNEPFLMINADDFYGRDAFAKIGADLMAERPADGKSHYSMVGFYLKNTLSDHGSVARGVCTRGADGMLSSVTEMTKIFRTPTGAENRETDPPQALTGEEVVSMNFFGFTPDIFGHLRAAFTQFLQENGSDMKAECYVPKEVDVLIRDGKADVKVLESNDSWFGVTYPEDKADVVASIRALVAAGAYPENLWA, encoded by the coding sequence ATGAAACCCACCCTTCTCATCCTCGCTGCCGGCATGGGCAGCCGTTACGGCGGTCTTAAACAGCTCGATGCCATGGGCCCCTCCGGCGAGGTGGTGTTGGATTACTCGGTGTTTGACGCCATCCGCGCCGGTTTTGGCAAGGTGGTCTTCGTGATCCGGCGCGACTTTGAAGAGCAGTTCCGCAGCCAGATCGGCAGCAAGTATGGCGACCGCATCGCCGTGGACTACGCCTTTCAGGACATCAACGACCTGCCCGCAGGCTTTACCGTGCCGGAAGGCCGCACCAAGCCCTGGGGCACGGCCCACGCCGTGCTCGCTGCTGAGAGCGTGGTGAACGAGCCCTTCCTGATGATCAATGCGGATGACTTTTACGGTCGCGATGCCTTTGCCAAAATCGGTGCGGACCTGATGGCGGAACGCCCGGCGGACGGCAAGAGCCACTACTCCATGGTCGGTTTCTATTTGAAGAACACCCTCTCAGATCACGGTAGCGTGGCCCGTGGCGTCTGCACCCGCGGTGCGGATGGCATGCTCAGTTCCGTCACCGAAATGACCAAGATCTTCCGCACGCCCACCGGTGCCGAAAACCGCGAAACCGACCCGCCCCAGGCCCTCACCGGCGAGGAAGTGGTGTCCATGAACTTCTTCGGATTCACGCCGGACATCTTCGGCCACCTGCGCGCCGCCTTCACCCAGTTCCTCCAGGAAAACGGCAGCGACATGAAAGCCGAATGCTACGTGCCCAAGGAAGTGGACGTCCTGATCCGCGATGGCAAGGCCGACGTCAAAGTCCTGGAATCCAACGACTCCTGGTTCGGCGTCACGTATCCTGAAGACAAAGCCGACGTCGTCGCCAGCATCCGCGCACTCGTCGCCGCCGGTGCCTATCCTGAGAATCTCTGGGCCTGA
- a CDS encoding PQQ-binding-like beta-propeller repeat protein, translating into MKPCFSILSAALLLSSFGIRHSAFAADWPQFRGPNGSAVSTEAAPGPKLAVAWSADLPGRGLSSPIVVGGKIFLTCASGPDQSNLHVFCFNAADGKKVWERVMKATGRTMSHNKTNVAAATMCSDGERVFALYSSNDLFAFDLAGNLLWLRGLTYDYANASNSLGMSSSPVVADETLVVQSENDSESLAVGIDVTTGKNRWKMERPKAANWTSAVVYQDVVALQSSKGLTGIRPRTGEVVWDYTDGASTIPSSAVTQAAIYVPSNGLTALVPEKGAASQLWRASGLKPGTGSPVVIGDAIYVLNNSGVLIQASTATGDEAWKLRLKGPISGSPVAAGKYIYIASERGDFQVVDTTAKEGEVIHSVELKDTILSTPAISDGAVYIRSDKKLWKLN; encoded by the coding sequence ATGAAACCTTGTTTCTCCATCCTCTCCGCCGCCCTTCTGCTTTCGTCATTCGGAATTCGGCATTCAGCCTTCGCCGCCGACTGGCCGCAGTTTCGCGGGCCGAACGGCTCCGCTGTCTCAACCGAAGCCGCCCCCGGTCCGAAGCTGGCTGTGGCCTGGAGCGCGGACCTGCCGGGGCGTGGCCTCAGCAGCCCCATTGTGGTGGGCGGGAAGATTTTTCTCACCTGCGCGAGCGGCCCGGACCAGTCCAATCTGCACGTCTTTTGCTTCAATGCGGCCGATGGCAAAAAGGTATGGGAGCGCGTGATGAAGGCCACGGGCCGCACCATGTCGCATAACAAAACCAACGTCGCCGCCGCCACCATGTGCAGCGATGGCGAGCGCGTCTTTGCCCTGTATTCCTCCAATGACCTCTTCGCCTTTGACCTGGCCGGGAACCTCCTCTGGCTGCGCGGCCTAACGTATGATTACGCCAACGCCAGCAACAGCCTCGGCATGTCCTCCTCCCCCGTGGTGGCGGATGAGACGCTGGTGGTGCAGAGCGAGAACGACAGCGAATCCCTGGCCGTGGGCATCGACGTGACCACCGGTAAAAACCGCTGGAAGATGGAGCGGCCCAAAGCGGCCAACTGGACCAGCGCCGTGGTTTATCAAGACGTGGTGGCGCTGCAGTCCAGCAAGGGCCTCACCGGCATCCGCCCGCGCACGGGCGAGGTGGTGTGGGATTACACCGATGGTGCCTCCACCATTCCCAGCTCCGCCGTGACCCAGGCGGCCATTTATGTCCCCTCCAACGGCCTGACGGCCCTGGTGCCGGAAAAGGGTGCCGCCTCCCAGCTCTGGCGCGCCTCCGGCCTGAAGCCCGGCACCGGCAGTCCCGTGGTCATTGGCGATGCCATCTATGTGCTGAACAACAGCGGCGTGCTCATCCAGGCCAGCACCGCCACGGGCGATGAAGCCTGGAAACTGCGGCTCAAAGGGCCCATCAGCGGCTCCCCGGTGGCTGCTGGAAAATACATTTACATCGCCAGCGAGCGCGGTGACTTCCAGGTCGTGGACACCACCGCCAAGGAGGGCGAGGTGATCCACAGCGTGGAGCTGAAGGACACCATCCTCAGCACTCCGGCCATCAGCGACGGCGCGGTGTACATCCGCAGTGACAAAAAGCTCTGGAAGCTGAACTAG
- a CDS encoding DUF1080 domain-containing protein, translating to MKLRHLLPLLAIGLLSTITSQAEDFTPEPGFVSLFNGKDLSGWCFREKTKKDNPNPGKILETFDGKTEAGEVGRYFAKDGILTVSFPTEMDKLTGQFYTVQEFPKNFILKMQFRAGVNADSGIFIRKPQLQCRDYLVAGPYTALKAYKPQDWNQIEVTVKDGVAHCTCNGEVLEAALALPATGPIGVEGDRGQMEYRHIQLKELE from the coding sequence ATGAAACTCCGCCATCTTCTTCCCCTCCTGGCCATTGGCCTTCTTTCCACCATCACCTCTCAAGCTGAGGACTTCACGCCGGAGCCGGGCTTTGTCAGCCTGTTCAACGGCAAGGACCTCAGCGGCTGGTGCTTCCGTGAAAAGACCAAAAAGGACAACCCGAATCCGGGCAAGATCTTGGAGACCTTTGACGGCAAGACGGAGGCTGGCGAGGTGGGCCGTTACTTCGCCAAGGACGGCATTCTCACCGTCAGCTTTCCCACGGAGATGGACAAGCTCACGGGCCAGTTTTACACGGTGCAGGAGTTCCCGAAAAACTTCATCCTGAAGATGCAATTCCGCGCCGGGGTCAATGCCGACAGCGGCATCTTCATCCGCAAGCCGCAGCTCCAGTGCCGCGACTACCTGGTGGCCGGTCCCTACACGGCGCTGAAGGCCTACAAACCGCAGGACTGGAACCAGATCGAGGTGACGGTGAAGGACGGCGTGGCCCACTGCACATGCAATGGCGAGGTCCTGGAAGCCGCCCTGGCGCTGCCCGCCACCGGCCCCATCGGTGTGGAGGGCGACCGCGGCCAGATGGAATACCGCCACATCCAGCTCAAGGAACTGGAGTAA
- a CDS encoding type II TA system antitoxin MqsA family protein produces the protein MKVTITHRREVREQKLAEECPGCGEKAVWRAVTRVMPQEFRGQILSVETGCQECSQCGFAILTDAQIEGLRKSTLKAYQEHAGLMTGGEIIAARKQKGWSQADLAAQTGLGIASIKRWELGLLVQTEANDQALRRALTPALEAGFQRFHLPMAVVKSQGFTETWKLGWQVKAAVVQRQTGRAPARKSSPNPCWDSPLALA, from the coding sequence ATGAAAGTAACGATCACCCACCGCCGCGAAGTGCGGGAGCAGAAACTGGCCGAAGAGTGCCCGGGCTGCGGGGAAAAGGCTGTCTGGCGGGCAGTCACCCGTGTGATGCCGCAGGAGTTTCGTGGACAGATCCTGAGCGTGGAGACCGGCTGCCAGGAATGCTCCCAGTGCGGCTTCGCCATCCTGACGGACGCTCAGATAGAAGGCCTCAGGAAGAGTACCTTGAAAGCCTATCAGGAGCACGCCGGGCTGATGACGGGCGGAGAGATCATTGCCGCCCGCAAACAGAAAGGCTGGAGCCAGGCAGACCTGGCCGCGCAGACAGGCCTCGGCATTGCCAGCATCAAGCGCTGGGAACTCGGGCTCCTGGTTCAGACCGAGGCGAATGACCAGGCCCTTCGGAGAGCGCTGACGCCTGCACTTGAGGCCGGATTCCAAAGGTTTCACCTGCCCATGGCTGTGGTGAAGAGCCAAGGTTTCACGGAGACCTGGAAGCTTGGCTGGCAGGTCAAGGCCGCCGTGGTGCAGCGCCAGACAGGCCGTGCGCCCGCCCGGAAATCCAGTCCAAACCCCTGCTGGGATTCACCTCTTGCGTTAGCCTGA
- a CDS encoding alpha-ketoacid dehydrogenase subunit beta, producing MPRRLSYRHAIREALDEEIARDPMVVVMGEEVAQYNGAYKVTEGMWEKWGDKRLVDTPISEAGFIGMGVGASMLGVRPVMELMFWSFYTVAWDQIVNNAAMVRYMSGGKINCPIVIRGPANGGTGVGATHSHTPENIMANFPGMKCVVPSNAYDAKGLMKAAIRDNDPVMFMESTKLYGEEWDVPSNDELPNGELFIPLGLADVKREGTDISLIAHGRAVITCLEAAQILEEEHGISAEVVDIRTIRPLDEETILNSVSKTHRAIYVEEGKPFCGIGAQIAYTIQAQIFDELDAPVLRVNSLDSPAIYSPPLEAIQLPTADVIVAKALSIC from the coding sequence ATGCCCCGCCGACTCAGCTACCGCCACGCCATCCGTGAAGCCCTGGACGAAGAAATCGCCCGCGATCCCATGGTCGTCGTCATGGGGGAGGAAGTCGCCCAGTACAATGGGGCGTATAAAGTGACGGAAGGCATGTGGGAAAAATGGGGCGACAAACGCCTCGTGGACACCCCCATCAGCGAGGCCGGCTTCATCGGCATGGGCGTCGGCGCCTCCATGCTCGGCGTGCGCCCCGTCATGGAGCTCATGTTCTGGAGCTTTTACACCGTCGCCTGGGACCAGATCGTCAATAACGCCGCCATGGTCCGCTACATGTCCGGTGGCAAGATCAACTGCCCCATCGTTATCCGCGGCCCCGCCAATGGCGGCACCGGCGTGGGCGCCACCCACAGCCATACCCCGGAAAACATCATGGCCAATTTCCCCGGCATGAAGTGCGTGGTCCCCAGCAATGCCTACGATGCCAAAGGCCTGATGAAAGCCGCCATCCGCGACAATGACCCGGTCATGTTCATGGAGAGCACCAAGCTGTATGGCGAGGAGTGGGACGTGCCGTCCAATGACGAGCTGCCCAATGGCGAGCTCTTCATCCCCCTCGGCCTCGCCGATGTGAAGCGCGAGGGCACAGACATCTCCCTCATCGCCCACGGCCGCGCCGTCATCACCTGCCTGGAGGCGGCGCAGATCCTGGAAGAGGAGCACGGCATCAGCGCCGAGGTGGTGGACATCCGCACCATCCGCCCCCTGGATGAGGAGACCATTTTAAACTCCGTCTCCAAGACCCACCGCGCCATCTATGTGGAGGAGGGCAAGCCCTTCTGCGGCATCGGCGCCCAGATCGCCTACACCATCCAGGCACAGATTTTTGACGAGCTGGACGCCCCCGTCCTCCGCGTCAACAGCCTGGACTCCCCGGCCATCTACAGCCCGCCCCTGGAGGCCATCCAGCTCCCCACGGCGGATGTTATCGTCGCCAAAGCGCTGTCCATCTGCTGA
- a CDS encoding pyruvate dehydrogenase complex dihydrolipoamide acetyltransferase yields MPKIIEMPKLSDTMTEGTLAKWTVKEGDKVTTGQTIADVETDKATMEYASPFDGTFLKIIVQAGSKVPLNSPIAVILGEDEEAPANLDELIAKAQADAAPVAKPEKPKAGAAGGKKAVSAPGPRLPTAPQPARRAVMAGARVKASPLARKIAEEKGVDLTALQGSGPGGRIIRADVESAPVGGASAGRGLPATPAIRPTYGDEDERVPTSSMRNIIAERLLASKTQIPHFYLQMEVDAGPLMDFRAHLNATNEKTGGNKYTVNDFILKAVIRAAQAHPAINAAWDGDAIVKFKSVGLSVAIAIEDGLVTPVIKQAEKKTLLELSQGVKDLAGKAKNKKLSPDDFAGGTITVSNLGAYGIDQFAAIINPPQAAIVAIGSIRKAPVVNDKGQIVVGQRMWVGLSGDHRVVDGAVAATFLAEMRKLIESPALMLV; encoded by the coding sequence ATGCCCAAAATCATCGAAATGCCCAAACTGAGTGACACCATGACCGAGGGCACCCTCGCCAAATGGACCGTCAAAGAGGGCGACAAGGTCACCACGGGACAGACCATCGCCGATGTCGAAACCGACAAGGCCACCATGGAATACGCCAGTCCCTTTGACGGCACCTTTCTCAAAATCATCGTCCAGGCCGGGTCCAAAGTCCCCCTGAACAGCCCCATCGCCGTCATCCTGGGCGAGGACGAAGAAGCCCCCGCCAACCTGGACGAGCTCATCGCCAAAGCCCAGGCTGATGCCGCCCCCGTCGCCAAGCCAGAGAAGCCTAAAGCCGGTGCCGCCGGCGGCAAAAAAGCCGTCTCCGCCCCCGGCCCGCGCCTGCCCACCGCCCCGCAGCCCGCCCGCCGCGCCGTCATGGCTGGAGCCCGCGTCAAGGCCTCCCCCCTGGCCCGCAAGATCGCCGAAGAAAAAGGCGTGGACCTCACCGCCCTCCAGGGAAGCGGCCCCGGCGGCCGCATCATCCGGGCTGATGTGGAGAGCGCCCCTGTCGGCGGAGCCTCCGCCGGCCGCGGCCTCCCCGCCACCCCCGCCATCCGCCCCACCTATGGTGACGAGGACGAGCGCGTGCCCACCAGCTCCATGCGCAACATCATCGCGGAGCGCCTCCTCGCCTCCAAGACCCAGATCCCCCACTTCTACCTCCAGATGGAAGTGGACGCCGGCCCGCTCATGGACTTCCGCGCGCATCTGAACGCCACCAACGAAAAAACCGGCGGCAACAAATACACCGTCAACGACTTCATCCTCAAAGCCGTCATCCGCGCCGCCCAGGCCCACCCTGCCATCAATGCCGCCTGGGATGGGGATGCCATCGTCAAATTCAAATCCGTCGGCCTCAGCGTCGCCATCGCCATTGAGGACGGCCTCGTCACCCCCGTCATCAAGCAGGCCGAGAAAAAGACCCTCCTGGAGCTCAGCCAGGGCGTCAAAGACCTCGCCGGGAAAGCCAAAAACAAAAAGCTCAGCCCGGATGACTTCGCCGGCGGCACCATCACCGTCTCCAACCTCGGTGCCTACGGCATTGACCAGTTCGCCGCCATCATCAACCCGCCCCAGGCCGCCATCGTCGCCATCGGCAGCATCCGCAAAGCCCCCGTCGTCAACGACAAAGGCCAGATCGTCGTCGGCCAGCGCATGTGGGTCGGCCTCAGCGGCGACCACCGCGTCGTGGACGGCGCCGTCGCCGCCACCTTCCTGGCGGAGATGCGCAAGCTCATCGAAAGCCCCGCCCTCATGCTGGTCTGA
- a CDS encoding GIY-YIG nuclease family protein translates to MGSNPTLSAILRRPWEVKNALRSSKSEGRADLLPPGYEWHANDEIRNMMYYVYLIRSQVDANQVYTGFTENLRQRLLDHNAGKSVHTKKYLPWTLETYLAFSDRNQALEFERYLKTGSGIAFAKKRLRPSQTKSLKMENLER, encoded by the coding sequence GTGGGTTCGAATCCCACCCTCTCCGCCATTCTTCGCCGACCTTGGGAGGTGAAGAATGCCCTCCGAAGCTCGAAGAGCGAAGGACGGGCTGATCTTCTCCCGCCCGGCTACGAATGGCACGCCAACGATGAAATTCGAAATATGATGTACTACGTCTATCTGATCCGCAGCCAGGTGGACGCCAACCAAGTTTACACAGGATTCACCGAAAATCTGCGGCAGAGGCTGCTGGATCACAATGCAGGAAAGTCCGTTCATACCAAGAAATACCTGCCCTGGACTCTGGAAACTTACCTTGCTTTTTCAGATCGAAATCAGGCGTTGGAATTTGAGCGTTACCTCAAAACAGGCTCGGGCATTGCATTTGCCAAAAAGCGGCTGCGCCCATCTCAGACAAAGTCTTTGAAAATGGAGAATTTAGAGAGGTGA
- a CDS encoding heparan-alpha-glucosaminide N-acetyltransferase domain-containing protein yields MHVHQRLVSLDAFRGFIMLMMVSSGFGLVQMAKGYPESAGWQAVAFQLSHVEWAGCALWDLIQPAFMFMVGMAVLLSMMRRKQEGQGFAKRGFHALLRAVALVLLGVLLATRAGDGQTNWIFTNVLAQIGLGYVFLFVLASLGWEYCAAAVVVILVGDWYWFFQHPVTVTEEALAAAGANAGEVLPGRFIHWSKHVNVAAEFDRWLLNLLPRGEPFVTNAGGYTTMNFVPALATMLLGAVTGERLMRSGRTHGQRAAGLLIAGVVCLLVGTVMGFVAVPVVKRIWTPSWVMFSGGWVLMMLAAFYWLVEVAGWRRLVFPLVVVGMNSLFIYVMHSLAAGWILTTLKTHAGAELFGGSWGPVWERCSVLAVLWLLCFWLYRQRAFLRL; encoded by the coding sequence ATGCACGTTCACCAACGCCTTGTCTCTCTGGATGCGTTCCGGGGTTTTATCATGCTGATGATGGTGTCATCGGGGTTTGGGCTGGTGCAGATGGCCAAGGGGTATCCAGAGTCGGCGGGGTGGCAGGCGGTGGCTTTTCAGCTTTCGCATGTGGAGTGGGCCGGGTGTGCGCTGTGGGATCTGATCCAGCCGGCGTTTATGTTCATGGTAGGGATGGCGGTGCTGCTGTCCATGATGCGGAGGAAGCAGGAGGGGCAGGGCTTTGCCAAACGGGGCTTCCATGCGCTGCTGCGGGCGGTGGCGCTGGTGCTGCTGGGGGTGCTGCTGGCGACGAGGGCAGGGGACGGGCAGACGAACTGGATCTTTACGAATGTGCTGGCTCAGATCGGCCTGGGGTATGTGTTTCTGTTTGTGCTGGCGTCGCTTGGCTGGGAGTATTGTGCGGCGGCGGTGGTGGTGATTTTGGTGGGGGACTGGTACTGGTTTTTCCAGCATCCGGTGACGGTGACAGAGGAGGCGCTGGCGGCGGCGGGGGCAAATGCGGGGGAGGTGCTGCCGGGGCGGTTCATCCACTGGAGCAAGCATGTGAACGTGGCGGCGGAATTTGACCGCTGGCTGCTGAATCTGCTGCCGCGCGGGGAGCCGTTTGTGACGAATGCGGGGGGCTATACGACAATGAATTTTGTGCCGGCGCTGGCGACGATGCTGCTGGGGGCGGTGACGGGGGAGAGGCTGATGCGGAGCGGGCGGACGCATGGGCAGCGGGCGGCGGGTCTGCTGATCGCGGGTGTGGTGTGCCTGCTGGTGGGGACGGTGATGGGCTTTGTGGCGGTGCCGGTGGTGAAGCGGATCTGGACGCCGTCCTGGGTGATGTTCAGCGGCGGGTGGGTGCTGATGATGCTGGCGGCTTTTTACTGGCTGGTGGAGGTGGCGGGCTGGCGGCGGCTGGTCTTTCCGCTGGTGGTGGTGGGAATGAACAGCCTGTTCATCTATGTGATGCACAGCCTGGCGGCGGGATGGATTTTGACGACGCTGAAGACGCACGCGGGGGCGGAGCTCTTCGGCGGTTCCTGGGGGCCGGTATGGGAAAGATGCAGTGTGCTGGCGGTGCTGTGGCTGCTATGCTTTTGGTTATACCGCCAGCGGGCGTTTTTGCGGTTGTGA